A region from the Pleurocapsa minor HA4230-MV1 genome encodes:
- the ppc gene encoding phosphoenolpyruvate carboxylase produces the protein MSSLVQSSIANRETDVVDTSHLLLRHRQQLIEDLWESVLRAECGQEMLDLLQQMRSLSSAEGQVAETFTQSSVSQLIQKLSLNDAIQGARAFALYFQLINIVEQHYESREQKLARRVTQVYTHEVNGKKPQIANNLHHQNLPKSEELSEHWTEPSISSSNQAGLFHWLFPYLKEINMPPLMLQRLLDQLDIRLVFTAHPTEIVRHTIRKKQRRISQILEQLDLAEEAMQEIGQIESWEANETVAQLTEEIRLWWRTDELHQFKPKVLDEVDYSLHYFQEVLFDVIPQLAARLKQSLGASFPNLVAPTHNFCYFGSWVGSDRDGNPFVTPQVTWETACYQRKIVIGKYLEAIAQLREILSLSLHWSDVQQELLDSLEQDQQRIPSIYQELAIRYRQEPYRLKLAYISYRLNNTLERNQALSSAAGRQAISEINTENIYTCGDEFVAELKLMQASLAATKLQCRELNNLITQAEVFGFNLVELDFRQDSSRHSEAIAEITAYLQLLPKPYDELSEAEKTTWLIQELKTRRPLIPGEMPFSPTACETIETFRMLRLLQQEFSTKICKTYVISMTNFVSDVLEVLLLAQEAGLYDPATCHTSIRIVPLFETVEDLKRAPEVMRELFELPLYRASLAGGYEHVSTQQNEIVTATSTPLEPSNLQEVMLGYSDSNKDSGFLSSNWEIHKSQRALQQVAAEFGISLRIFHGRGGSVGRGGGPAYSAILAQPTDTIQGRIKITEQGEVLASKYSLPELALYHLETMTTAVIQSSLLGSGFDRVEPWNQIMEELSARSRAVYRALIYEQEDFVDFFHSVTPVDVISQLQIGSRPSKRPGKGGANKKKDMSSLRAIPWVFSWTQSRFLLPAWYGVGSALHGFLEQEPEKNLDLLQYFYVKWPFFRVVISKVEMTLAKVDLQIAEHYVKELSQPEDLERFQKLFAQISEEYNLTRVLILKINGQQRLLDGNPELQRSVQLRNGTIVPLGFLQVALIKRLRQHDKSQALHFRFSKEELLRGAMLTINGIAAGMRNTG, from the coding sequence ATGAGTTCGCTTGTTCAATCTTCGATAGCAAATCGAGAAACTGATGTGGTTGACACTTCCCACTTACTTTTGCGCCATCGGCAACAATTGATTGAAGACCTCTGGGAGTCAGTACTACGAGCAGAATGTGGTCAGGAAATGCTCGATCTGCTTCAGCAAATGCGTTCTCTTTCTTCTGCTGAAGGACAGGTAGCAGAAACATTTACTCAATCTTCCGTATCTCAGTTAATTCAAAAGTTAAGTCTCAACGATGCTATCCAGGGAGCAAGAGCATTTGCGCTTTATTTTCAACTGATTAACATTGTCGAACAACACTACGAATCAAGAGAGCAAAAACTAGCTCGGCGTGTGACTCAAGTTTATACTCATGAGGTTAACGGTAAAAAGCCTCAGATTGCCAATAATCTGCACCACCAAAATTTGCCTAAATCAGAAGAATTAAGCGAACATTGGACTGAACCCAGCATATCTAGCAGTAATCAGGCTGGACTATTTCATTGGCTGTTTCCTTATCTCAAGGAAATTAATATGCCGCCTTTGATGTTGCAAAGATTATTAGATCAGCTTGATATTAGATTGGTTTTCACTGCCCATCCTACAGAAATTGTCCGTCATACTATCCGTAAGAAACAGCGTCGTATTTCCCAAATTTTAGAGCAGTTAGACCTTGCCGAAGAAGCAATGCAGGAAATCGGGCAGATTGAATCCTGGGAAGCTAATGAAACCGTGGCTCAGTTAACCGAGGAAATTCGTCTTTGGTGGCGGACTGATGAGCTACATCAGTTTAAACCCAAGGTATTAGATGAAGTAGACTACTCCTTACACTATTTCCAAGAAGTTTTATTTGACGTAATTCCTCAGCTCGCTGCTCGGCTCAAACAGTCTTTAGGGGCATCTTTTCCCAATCTAGTTGCTCCCACCCATAACTTCTGCTACTTCGGCTCTTGGGTTGGTTCAGACCGTGATGGAAACCCTTTTGTGACACCTCAAGTAACTTGGGAAACTGCCTGCTATCAACGAAAAATTGTGATTGGCAAATATCTTGAGGCGATCGCCCAATTGCGAGAAATTTTGAGTCTTTCCCTGCACTGGAGTGATGTCCAGCAAGAATTACTCGACTCTCTAGAGCAAGATCAGCAGCGAATACCGAGTATTTACCAAGAATTAGCGATTCGCTATCGTCAAGAGCCTTATCGTCTCAAGCTGGCCTATATTTCTTATCGATTGAACAATACCTTGGAAAGAAATCAAGCTTTGTCGTCGGCGGCGGGAAGACAGGCGATCTCGGAAATTAATACGGAAAATATTTACACTTGTGGAGACGAGTTCGTTGCTGAATTAAAGCTGATGCAAGCCAGTTTGGCTGCCACTAAGCTACAGTGTCGCGAGTTGAATAATCTCATCACTCAGGCTGAGGTGTTTGGCTTTAACTTAGTTGAATTAGACTTTCGGCAGGACTCCTCTCGACATAGTGAGGCGATCGCCGAAATTACAGCCTATCTTCAGCTCTTACCCAAACCTTATGATGAACTTTCTGAAGCGGAAAAAACTACCTGGTTGATTCAAGAATTAAAAACTCGTCGCCCCTTAATTCCTGGGGAGATGCCCTTTTCCCCTACGGCTTGTGAGACAATCGAAACTTTTCGGATGCTACGCCTTCTACAGCAGGAATTCAGCACGAAAATTTGTAAAACCTACGTCATCAGTATGACTAATTTTGTCAGTGATGTTTTAGAGGTGCTGTTGCTTGCTCAGGAGGCAGGGCTATACGACCCCGCAACTTGTCACACTTCGATCAGAATTGTGCCTTTATTTGAGACAGTAGAAGATCTAAAACGCGCTCCAGAGGTGATGCGGGAATTATTTGAGCTACCACTATATCGAGCCTCTCTAGCGGGTGGATATGAGCATGTCTCGACCCAACAGAATGAGATTGTAACTGCCACTTCAACCCCCCTCGAACCCAGCAATCTACAAGAAGTGATGTTGGGCTATTCTGACAGTAATAAAGATTCAGGTTTCTTAAGCAGTAACTGGGAAATTCATAAATCACAACGAGCCTTACAGCAGGTGGCGGCTGAATTTGGTATTTCCCTACGGATTTTCCACGGTCGTGGTGGTTCGGTGGGTCGTGGTGGTGGGCCCGCTTACTCGGCAATTTTGGCTCAACCAACGGATACGATCCAGGGCAGAATCAAAATTACGGAGCAGGGGGAAGTACTAGCATCTAAATACTCTTTGCCCGAATTAGCTTTATATCACCTGGAAACGATGACCACAGCAGTAATCCAGTCCAGTTTGTTAGGTAGCGGATTCGATCGGGTCGAACCCTGGAATCAAATTATGGAAGAACTATCCGCGCGATCGCGCGCTGTATATCGTGCTTTAATCTATGAACAGGAGGATTTTGTTGACTTTTTTCATTCCGTCACCCCTGTAGACGTAATTAGCCAGCTGCAAATTGGCTCTCGCCCTTCTAAGCGTCCAGGCAAAGGCGGGGCGAATAAAAAGAAAGATATGAGCAGTCTTCGGGCAATTCCCTGGGTATTTAGCTGGACTCAGAGTCGCTTTTTACTACCTGCTTGGTATGGTGTTGGCTCGGCACTCCATGGTTTTCTAGAGCAAGAGCCTGAGAAAAATCTCGATCTGCTGCAATATTTTTACGTTAAGTGGCCTTTCTTTCGTGTGGTTATATCTAAAGTAGAAATGACCCTGGCTAAAGTAGATCTTCAGATTGCCGAACATTACGTCAAAGAATTATCTCAACCCGAAGATCTCGAACGTTTCCAAAAGTTATTTGCTCAAATCTCGGAGGAATATAATCTCACCAGGGTCTTAATTCTCAAAATTAACGGTCAACAAAGGTTGCTGGATGGTAATCCTGAACTACAGCGATCGGTTCAATTGCGCAATGGCACAATTGTTCCCCTCGGATTTTTACAGGTGGCGCTGATCAAACGTTTACGGCAACACGACAAGTCTCAAGCGCTTCACTTCCGCTTTAGTAAAGAAGAATTATTGCGGGGAGCAATGTTAACTATTAATGGCATTGCTGCGGGCATGAGAAATACGGGCTGA